Proteins encoded within one genomic window of Companilactobacillus sp.:
- a CDS encoding cob(I)yrinic acid a,c-diamide adenosyltransferase yields the protein MGIYTKKGDKGKTSLYDGTRVKKYSLRVETYGSIDELNSQISVAQKFCKDPKNIELLDTIQNNLFIVAGELANEDAANFYKNSKSIGADDTKLLENVIDEYTAKLPVLHEFILPGRSVAGAHLHLCRSVCRRAERLVDHLNDETTIRPDVLKYVNRLSDFLYILARDEDYVDQLEGLVDKILETYKKEVN from the coding sequence ATGGGAATTTATACAAAAAAGGGCGACAAAGGTAAGACTTCTCTGTATGACGGAACTCGAGTTAAGAAGTACTCATTACGAGTTGAAACATACGGTTCCATTGACGAGTTAAATAGTCAGATCAGTGTTGCACAAAAGTTTTGTAAAGATCCAAAAAACATAGAACTTCTTGATACGATTCAAAACAATCTTTTTATCGTTGCGGGTGAATTGGCCAACGAAGATGCCGCTAACTTTTACAAAAATAGTAAAAGTATCGGCGCCGACGATACAAAACTACTTGAAAATGTTATTGATGAATACACTGCAAAATTACCAGTTCTACACGAGTTCATTTTGCCTGGACGAAGTGTAGCCGGTGCGCATTTGCATTTATGCCGTTCTGTATGTCGTAGAGCTGAGAGGCTGGTCGATCATCTAAACGATGAGACTACGATCCGTCCCGATGTTTTGAAATACGTGAACCGTTTATCAGATTTTCTATACATCTTGGCCAGAGACGAAGATTATGTCGATCAGTTAGAAGGCTTAGTTGATAAAATTCTTGAAACATATAAGAAAGAAGTGAATTAA
- a CDS encoding BMC domain-containing protein produces MSESLGLVEVVGYSTAVYVADAMVKTADVQIEKVERARGDGWMTVYVTGDVGAVNASVQAGEDKAQQVGNFVSSRVIARPANDLAEFSYAKSGAPIAPETESDDEKAESDKTEKAETKDETSSNSKSTTTRRTRSTRNTRTNNSNNNKKK; encoded by the coding sequence ATGAGTGAATCCCTTGGATTAGTCGAAGTTGTTGGTTATTCAACAGCCGTATATGTTGCTGATGCAATGGTCAAAACTGCTGACGTTCAAATTGAAAAAGTTGAACGTGCCAGAGGCGACGGCTGGATGACTGTTTATGTTACAGGTGACGTTGGCGCTGTTAACGCCAGTGTACAAGCTGGTGAAGACAAGGCCCAACAAGTTGGAAACTTTGTATCGTCTAGAGTTATTGCTAGACCAGCTAATGATTTAGCTGAATTCAGTTATGCAAAGAGCGGCGCACCAATTGCTCCAGAAACAGAATCTGATGATGAAAAAGCTGAATCAGACAAGACTGAAAAAGCAGAGACAAAAGACGAGACAAGTTCCAACTCGAAGTCAACTACAACAAGACGTACAAGAAGCACTAGAAACACAAGAACAAACAATTCGAACAACAATAAGAAAAAATAA
- a CDS encoding EutN/CcmL family microcompartment protein, with protein sequence MGIVVGSVVSTQKAHSLVGKKLMIVQPIDSAKNPVRCEEVSIDTVGAGIGEAVLLVRGAAARISDTKNGPVRNEASDSAIVGIIDRFDK encoded by the coding sequence ATGGGAATTGTGGTTGGTAGTGTTGTATCTACTCAAAAGGCCCATTCATTGGTCGGTAAAAAGTTAATGATCGTCCAACCAATCGATAGTGCAAAAAATCCGGTACGTTGCGAAGAGGTGTCAATCGACACTGTCGGCGCAGGTATTGGTGAGGCTGTTCTATTAGTAAGAGGTGCAGCTGCTCGAATCTCTGATACAAAAAATGGTCCAGTTAGAAATGAGGCCAGTGATTCTGCAATTGTAGGAATAATCGATAGGTTTGATAAGTAG
- the pduM gene encoding PduM family microcompartment protein, with protein sequence MNNDQDKLIDTVMKVIETRSHNTFKVESTGQVPNAEVFLANKKAIVSSLDLSLVRDLNDFNLKNPWVDWIQKGLSYDVEFEMKLGFSDLQLLPWNLVVRTPFAFISKDDKSINAIQRSAITRNDVMFLDNGSYLLKSHHQLITDYAKEELYSRKIETVERIEENVHGNCGW encoded by the coding sequence ATGAATAATGATCAAGATAAATTGATCGATACCGTGATGAAAGTCATCGAAACTAGATCACATAACACTTTTAAGGTTGAAAGTACGGGCCAAGTACCCAATGCTGAAGTTTTTTTGGCAAATAAAAAAGCCATCGTGTCGTCACTGGACTTGTCATTAGTTCGTGATTTGAATGATTTTAATTTGAAAAATCCTTGGGTCGATTGGATTCAAAAAGGTTTAAGTTATGATGTTGAATTTGAAATGAAACTCGGATTTTCAGATTTACAGTTGTTGCCTTGGAATTTGGTTGTCCGAACACCGTTTGCTTTTATCAGCAAAGATGATAAGTCAATTAATGCAATTCAAAGATCAGCTATTACTAGAAACGACGTTATGTTTTTAGATAATGGCAGCTATCTGTTGAAGAGTCACCATCAATTGATCACGGATTACGCCAAAGAAGAATTATATTCTAGAAAAATAGAAACAGTTGAAAGGATTGAAGAAAATGTACATGGGAATTGTGGTTGGTAG
- the pduL gene encoding phosphate propanoyltransferase, whose product MNDEQLRETIRRIISEELNKDDGGIPIGVSNHHIHLSEEDFATLFPGQKFELYRQLKQPADFAAKQTVDLIGPNGFQVNHVRLLGPARSHSQVEISRTEARQLNIDAPIRLSGNLDGAPSITVKSPNAEIQVQGVIAAKRHIHMSLADADKYGLKYGDIVKVEVRSKDRKTIFEDVVARPRKDFVTEMHIDTDEANAANVQSDTKAYIIQDDDNK is encoded by the coding sequence ATGAATGACGAACAACTACGCGAAACGATTCGTAGAATCATTAGCGAAGAATTAAACAAAGATGATGGTGGAATTCCAATTGGTGTTTCAAATCACCATATCCACCTTTCAGAAGAAGACTTTGCCACATTGTTCCCAGGTCAAAAGTTTGAATTGTATCGTCAATTGAAACAACCTGCTGACTTTGCTGCAAAGCAAACCGTTGATCTTATTGGACCTAACGGTTTCCAAGTTAACCATGTCAGACTTCTTGGACCAGCAAGAAGTCATTCACAAGTTGAAATTTCAAGAACAGAAGCTCGTCAATTAAACATTGATGCTCCTATTCGCTTGTCAGGTAATCTTGATGGTGCTCCATCAATTACTGTTAAATCACCAAATGCTGAGATTCAAGTTCAAGGTGTTATCGCTGCAAAGCGTCACATCCACATGAGCTTAGCAGATGCTGACAAGTATGGTCTCAAATACGGTGATATCGTCAAAGTTGAAGTACGTTCAAAAGATCGTAAGACAATTTTTGAAGATGTTGTTGCTAGACCTAGAAAAGACTTCGTTACTGAAATGCATATTGATACTGACGAAGCTAATGCAGCTAACGTTCAAAGTGATACAAAAGCTTACATCATCCAAGATGATGACAACAAATAG
- a CDS encoding aldehyde dehydrogenase family protein, translated as MDNLEDKIRSILSEELQNATNGSSSNGSADSGENGIFDNVDDAIAAAKVAEDSYIDASIETRNKVIDAIKTGFKPYIEWMAKQIKEETGMGTVEAKIAKLNNALYNTPGPEILQPEAETGDGGLIMYEYAPYGVIGAVGPSTNPSETVIANGIMMLAGGNTVYFGAHPGAKNITRWTIEKLNEFVYQATGLKNLVTGIKEPSIEAVQTMMKHPDIAALSVTGGPAVVHQAMTSGKKAIGAGAGNPPAIVDATADIDLAAHNIVDSASFDNDILCTAEKEVVVEKPVKDELIQKMEAEGAFMVSNKADIDRMIDMTINKNGTPNRKFVGKDATFILDEAHISYTGKPKIIILEADKDHPFTLTEMLMPIIPVVCEPDFDSVLKTAVYVEGGNHHTASIHSNNLVQINKAAHRMNTSIFVVNGPTYSGTGVGFTGASALTIATPTGEGTTTAKSFTRRRRLNSPQGFSLKTWNN; from the coding sequence ATGGATAATTTAGAAGATAAAATTAGAAGCATCCTAAGCGAAGAATTACAAAATGCTACAAACGGTAGTTCAAGCAATGGATCTGCTGATTCAGGCGAAAATGGTATTTTTGATAATGTTGACGATGCTATTGCAGCTGCAAAAGTTGCAGAAGATTCATATATCGATGCATCAATCGAAACAAGAAACAAAGTTATCGATGCTATTAAAACAGGTTTCAAGCCATACATCGAATGGATGGCTAAACAAATTAAAGAAGAAACAGGTATGGGTACTGTCGAAGCAAAGATTGCTAAGTTAAACAATGCTTTGTATAACACACCTGGTCCTGAAATTCTTCAACCAGAAGCTGAAACAGGCGATGGTGGTTTGATCATGTACGAATATGCACCTTATGGTGTTATTGGTGCTGTTGGACCATCAACTAACCCTTCAGAAACTGTTATTGCTAACGGTATCATGATGCTTGCTGGTGGTAACACTGTATACTTCGGTGCTCACCCAGGGGCAAAGAACATCACTCGTTGGACAATCGAAAAATTGAACGAATTTGTATATCAAGCAACTGGTCTTAAGAACTTAGTTACAGGTATCAAAGAACCTTCAATCGAAGCTGTTCAAACAATGATGAAACATCCTGACATCGCTGCCTTATCAGTTACTGGTGGTCCAGCCGTTGTTCATCAAGCCATGACAAGTGGTAAGAAAGCAATCGGTGCTGGTGCTGGTAACCCTCCAGCAATCGTTGATGCAACAGCTGACATTGATTTAGCTGCTCACAACATTGTTGATTCAGCTTCATTTGATAATGATATTTTATGTACAGCTGAAAAAGAAGTTGTCGTTGAAAAACCTGTTAAAGATGAATTGATCCAAAAGATGGAAGCAGAAGGTGCCTTCATGGTATCTAACAAAGCTGACATCGACCGTATGATCGATATGACAATCAACAAGAACGGTACACCTAACCGTAAGTTCGTTGGTAAAGATGCTACATTCATTCTTGACGAAGCTCATATTTCATACACAGGCAAGCCTAAGATCATCATCTTGGAAGCTGACAAAGATCATCCATTTACATTGACAGAAATGTTAATGCCTATCATTCCAGTAGTTTGCGAACCTGACTTTGACTCTGTTTTGAAGACAGCCGTTTACGTTGAAGGTGGAAACCACCATACAGCTTCAATCCACTCAAACAACTTGGTTCAAATCAACAAAGCTGCTCACCGTATGAACACTTCAATCTTTGTTGTTAATGGTCCTACATATTCAGGTACTGGTGTTGGATTTACAGGTGCATCAGCACTTACAATCGCTACACCAACTGGTGAAGGTACAACGACTGCTAAGTCATTCACACGTCGTCGTAGATTAAACTCACCACAAGGATTCTCATTGAAGACTTGGAACAACTAA
- a CDS encoding BMC domain-containing protein encodes MMNNALGMIETKGLVGAIEAADAMVKAANVSLEGYEKIGSGLVTVIVRGDVGAVKAAVDAGTSSAEEVGEVVSSYVIPRPHADVEKILPNNK; translated from the coding sequence ATTATGAATAACGCTTTAGGAATGATCGAAACAAAAGGTTTAGTAGGTGCTATTGAAGCTGCCGATGCTATGGTTAAGGCTGCTAACGTATCTCTTGAAGGATACGAAAAAATTGGTTCAGGATTAGTAACAGTTATCGTTCGTGGTGATGTTGGTGCTGTTAAAGCTGCCGTTGATGCAGGTACTTCATCAGCTGAAGAAGTTGGAGAAGTTGTATCAAGCTACGTAATCCCTCGTCCACACGCAGATGTTGAAAAAATCTTACCAAACAACAAATAA
- a CDS encoding GlcG/HbpS family heme-binding protein: MTPENIFVKMQSSIKNTDGTSAFDRHNLQKALDAGEKKANDMNVGVTMCITDAYAQPILMYHMPNANMVSLELAPKKAWSAVAMKMPTKDISDQIQPGAPLYQMGGMLDGKLASFAGGNPIIVNNQIIGSVGVSGGAVEEDQAVSLTIVNYILEGLK, encoded by the coding sequence ATGACACCAGAAAATATTTTTGTAAAAATGCAAAGCTCAATTAAAAACACTGATGGCACTTCAGCCTTTGACAGACACAATCTTCAGAAGGCTCTAGATGCCGGTGAGAAAAAAGCAAATGATATGAACGTTGGCGTAACGATGTGCATTACTGATGCATATGCACAACCAATTTTGATGTATCATATGCCAAACGCAAACATGGTCAGCTTGGAACTAGCTCCTAAAAAGGCATGGTCAGCTGTAGCCATGAAGATGCCTACTAAAGATATTAGCGATCAAATTCAACCAGGTGCACCTTTGTATCAAATGGGTGGCATGTTGGATGGAAAATTAGCATCATTTGCTGGTGGTAATCCAATTATCGTTAATAACCAAATCATTGGCTCAGTAGGAGTAAGTGGCGGTGCTGTTGAGGAAGACCAAGCTGTCAGTCTAACAATCGTCAACTATATTTTGGAAGGACTTAAATAA
- a CDS encoding glycerol dehydratase reactivase beta/small subunit family protein, translating to MDVKKPEIFIAKADNSRLFQTALYGIEEEGIPFREINDDDIENLSSMSTVQKAYQAALASQLGVGLAYDDNFAYLHQKNLPEMEPLFKVNISDQEDINHLGTNAARLVKGVPFKDIKEKGE from the coding sequence ATGGATGTAAAAAAGCCTGAAATATTTATTGCAAAAGCTGACAATTCAAGATTATTTCAAACAGCCCTGTATGGAATCGAGGAGGAAGGAATTCCTTTTCGCGAGATCAACGATGACGACATCGAGAATCTATCAAGCATGTCAACGGTTCAAAAGGCATACCAAGCTGCATTAGCTTCACAATTAGGTGTTGGTTTAGCTTACGATGATAACTTCGCATATTTACATCAAAAAAATCTTCCAGAGATGGAACCACTTTTTAAAGTAAATATTTCAGATCAAGAAGATATCAATCATTTGGGAACTAATGCTGCACGTTTAGTAAAAGGCGTTCCATTTAAAGACATAAAAGAAAAGGGTGAATAA